Within the Sebastes umbrosus isolate fSebUmb1 unplaced genomic scaffold, fSebUmb1.pri scaffold_72_arrow_ctg1, whole genome shotgun sequence genome, the region caatcagatcccaacctctccaccatgggcaaGACCAAAGGGCTGTCTAAGGACGTCAGGGACAAGATTGTAAACCTGCACAAGGCTGGAATGGGCTACAAGACCATCGGCAAGCAGCTTGGTGAGAAGGAGACAACTGTTGGTGCCATTATTaggaaatggaagaaacacaaaatgaccatcaatcgccctcggtctggggctccacgCAAGATCTCGTCTTGTGGGGTATCGatgatcatgagaaaggtgagggatcagcccagaactacacgggaggaacttcttaatgatctcaagacagctgggaccacaatcaccaagaaaaccattggtaacaCACTACGCCGTAATGGTTTAAAATCCTGCAGGGCCCGCAATGTCCCCCTGCTCAAGAAGGCACATGTACAGGCCCGTCTGTTTgccaatgaacacctgaatgattcagagaaggcttAGGAGAAGGTGATGTGGTCAGATAAGACCAAAATCGAGCTCTTTGGCATCAACTCGACTCgccgtgtttggaggaagagaaatgctgactataaccccgagaacaccatccccaccgtcaagcatggaggtggaaacattatgCTTTGGGGTGTTTCTCTGCTACGGGGACAGGACGACTTCACCGCATTgaagggaggatggacgggGCCATGTACCGGGAAATGTTGGGCGACAACCTCCCTCCCTcagccaggacactgaaaatgggacgtggatgggtcttccagcacgacaatgacccaaaacatacgGTCAAGGCAACAAAGGAGTGGCTCAAGAAGAAGCACATTAAGGTCATGGAGTGACCTAGCCAGTCTCCGGACCTTAACTCCATAGaaaatctgtggagggagctgaagcttcgagttgccaagcgacagcctcgaaaccttaaggatttggagatgatctgcaaaGAGGAGTGGACCAAAATCCCCCCTGAGATGTTCACAAACCTGGTGACCAACTACAAGaaacgtctgacctctgtgcttACCAACAACGGTTCTCcaagtactgagtcatgttttgctaggggatcaaatacttattccccacaatcaaatgcaaatcaatttataacttttatatgatgtgattttctggattttttttttatattctgtctctcactgttaaaataaaccattaaaatatagaccgttcttttctttgacagtgggcaaacttacaaaatcaccaagggatcaaatactgatttcctccactgtatgtctcaggtgtgtctcaggtgtgtctcaggtgtgtctcaggtgtgtctcaggTGAGTCCCAGATgagtctcaggtgtgtctcaggtgtgtctcaggtgtgtctcaggTGACTCTCAGATGTGTCTCAGATatgtctcaggtgtgtctcaggTGACCTTCAGGTGTGTCTCAGATGAGTCTCATGTTTGTCTCAGGTGAGTCTCAggtgtgtcttgtgtgtgtcaggtgtgtcttgtgtgtgtcaggtgagtctcaggtgtgtctcagatctgtctcaggtgtgtctcagaTGTGTCTCAGGTACCTGGCAGGTCCAGATGGAGGAGATGAGGTAGTCGCTGTCCTGGAAGACGTTAAAGATCTCGATGATGCCTCTGGAGTATCCGAACACGGAGATGCTGGCGTCGGAGACGGCGAGGTTAAAGGTCAGGTAGTCACTGGGCTGCAGGACGGCTCTCTGTCTGTAGAGGACGAAGAGGACGATGCTGTTTCCAAACCAGGACAACCACCCTGAATGCACCACGGAGACACACCGTCAGGTACACTGAGGacagagacactgagaggacactgagaggacactgagaggacggagacactgagag harbors:
- the LOC119484456 gene encoding opsin-5-like codes for the protein MSLSSAAWRNHSLGLVLGGGRDPPLSDQGETIIGVYLLLLGWLSWFGNSIVLFVLYRQRAVLQPSDYLTFNLAVSDASISVFGYSRGIIEIFNVFQDSDYLISSIWTCQVPETHLRHT